In Candidatus Eisenbacteria bacterium, the genomic window GCGGGCGCCGTCCGAGCGAGTGGCGTGTATTTCTACGAGCTGCGCGCCGGATCGTACGTCGGCAGGCGGCGCATGGTCTTGCTCCGCTGAGCTAGCCGGCGACTCTCCCCAGGAAGAACCCGTCGTCCCCGAGCGCCTGGTAGAGCGGGAGCAGCACGAGACACCGCTCCGGCGCGCGGATCTCGCCGCGGCGGTCGCGCGCGAGGAGCTGTCCTTCCTCG contains:
- a CDS encoding FlgD immunoglobulin-like domain containing protein, whose product is MYDVTGRLVRVILDRDLPTGTHEATWDGKDEAGAVRASGVYFYELRAGSYVGRRRMVLLR